A single Candidatus Rubidus massiliensis DNA region contains:
- the dnaX_2 gene encoding DNA polymerase III subunit gamma/tau, which translates to MNQPAMLLTKNSPYENLVGNEPIKEFLLRIVHNKNVGQSYLFAGSEGVGKSLFAKAFASSLLNTENDVTHPDFHLYTPEGKLGIHSIEKMREFSKEVYLAPFKSDKKVFLLLDAERMLPYSANALLKTFEEPSDNTVIILVSSCPEKILPTILSRCQIIRFQPIATSVLEPELFKTHESISKTLLQVAAKISEGSFSKAHHFLEKGQFLRKFLYQKLAHGFASYPDLILFVKDLTAMVEREQCQENETAKNKKNKEEWNNLTAVQKELIEKEAEGIVAVQYHTHLKVLFEIILLWYRDLQAYHACSPSFIINQDMLDLLSLRFQRGNVPSLDKVNRLMKESMLHVQRSTPLNHVLESLFLQLL; encoded by the coding sequence ATGAATCAGCCTGCCATGCTATTGACGAAAAACTCGCCTTATGAAAATCTTGTCGGAAATGAACCTATAAAAGAATTTTTATTGAGGATTGTTCATAATAAAAATGTTGGGCAATCTTATCTTTTTGCAGGTAGTGAAGGCGTTGGAAAAAGTTTATTTGCTAAAGCTTTTGCCTCTTCGTTGTTAAACACAGAAAACGACGTTACTCATCCCGATTTTCATCTTTATACGCCAGAAGGAAAATTAGGAATTCACTCAATAGAAAAAATGAGAGAATTTAGTAAAGAGGTTTATTTAGCCCCTTTCAAAAGCGATAAAAAAGTTTTTTTGCTGTTAGATGCTGAAAGAATGCTTCCCTATAGTGCTAATGCTCTTTTGAAAACCTTTGAAGAACCATCCGATAATACAGTCATCATTTTAGTTTCTAGTTGTCCTGAAAAAATTCTGCCTACTATTTTGTCCCGTTGCCAGATCATACGGTTTCAACCAATCGCCACTTCTGTACTAGAACCAGAATTGTTTAAAACACATGAATCTATTTCAAAAACCCTGCTACAGGTTGCGGCTAAAATAAGTGAGGGATCTTTTTCTAAAGCGCACCATTTTCTAGAAAAAGGACAGTTTTTACGAAAATTTCTCTATCAAAAATTAGCGCATGGCTTTGCTTCTTATCCTGATTTAATCCTGTTTGTTAAGGATTTAACTGCCATGGTTGAAAGAGAACAATGCCAAGAAAATGAAACTGCTAAAAATAAAAAAAATAAAGAAGAATGGAATAATTTAACAGCCGTTCAAAAAGAACTAATAGAAAAAGAAGCAGAAGGGATAGTCGCAGTACAGTACCACACTCATTTAAAGGTTCTTTTTGAAATAATCTTATTATGGTATCGGGATTTACAAGCTTATCATGCCTGCTCACCCTCATTTATTATCAATCAAGATATGTTAGATCTTTTAAGTTTGCGCTTTCAAAGAGGGAATGTCCCTTCTTTAGATAAAGTTAATCGCCTAATGAAAGAATCGATGTTGCATGTGCAACGTTCGACCCCGTTGAATCACGTGCTTGAAAGCTTATTTTTGCAATTGCTTTAA
- the tmk gene encoding Thymidylate kinase codes for MSGIFITFEGGEGAGKSTLIKKIKEYLALKQLLVVHTREPGGSALSETVRNWILTKNEDLLIGSMAELLLFLAARSQHLEELIIPALSQDKIVLCDRFNDSTVVYQGMARGLGKEKVEHLCNLICQGIEPNLTLYLDVDPSIGLQRTKSLAKENAKEGDLDRIEQEGFSFHQKVRDGFLQLAKEKPDRIHVINANQTLQEVYESACHAIDEKLAL; via the coding sequence ATGAGTGGTATATTTATTACATTTGAAGGCGGTGAAGGGGCTGGAAAATCGACTTTAATAAAAAAAATTAAAGAATATTTAGCGCTAAAGCAGCTTTTAGTTGTTCATACGAGAGAGCCGGGAGGATCGGCTCTTAGTGAAACAGTAAGAAACTGGATCTTGACTAAGAACGAGGATTTGTTAATTGGTTCAATGGCTGAACTTCTGCTTTTTTTAGCAGCAAGAAGTCAACATTTAGAAGAATTAATCATACCTGCATTAAGCCAAGATAAAATTGTTTTATGTGATCGATTCAATGATTCTACTGTAGTTTATCAAGGAATGGCAAGAGGACTTGGAAAAGAAAAAGTAGAACATTTATGTAATCTTATTTGCCAAGGGATTGAACCAAACCTGACTCTTTATTTAGATGTAGATCCAAGTATTGGTTTACAAAGAACTAAGTCACTGGCAAAGGAAAATGCAAAAGAAGGGGACTTAGACCGAATTGAGCAAGAAGGCTTTTCTTTTCATCAAAAAGTAAGAGATGGTTTTTTGCAGCTTGCAAAAGAAAAACCTGATAGAATTCATGTAATTAATGCCAATCAAACCCTTCAAGAAGTTTATGAATCAGCCTGCCATGCTATTGACGAAAAACTCGCCTTATGA
- the gyrA_2 gene encoding DNA gyrase subunit A, protein MSYTKDEILIPRNIEDEMKDSYLRYSMSVIIARALPDVRDGLKPSQRRILYAMRQLNLSPGGKHRKCAKISGDTSGDYHPHGEQVIYPTLVRMAQDWVMRYALIDGQGNFGSVDGDPPAAMRYTEARLTHASVQLMEDLDKETVNMVANYDETKKEPVVFPAKFPNLLCNGSSGIAVGMATNIPPHNLYELIKATLLLIDDPKTSIDDIMKVMPGPDFPTGGIICGYRGIKEAYHTGRGKLTIRGVIRHEEPDEKNPRNRLIVDELPYGVNKARLIETIAGLVSDKSITGISDLRDESDKDGMRILIELKKGEMPEVIINQLFKFTDLEVTFGCNMLALDKGLPRTMNIRHMISGWIDHRIEVVRRRTRFELNKAEARAHILEGYLKAIDHLDEVVKIIRASSNREEAKSELMARFGFTDKQANAVLDLRLYQLTGLEHDKINEEYQELLKKIEYYRAVLANESMVRDIIKQELTDIQKNHKSERKTQIIAAESEMNMEDLIANEAVIITISEDDYIKRMPMDTFKEQKRGGQGIAGMQLKKEDDAIKGLYVASTHDYLLIFTNLGRCYWLKVWQIPETGRKSKGKALINLLEDLRPDEKIATILKVSTFDEPSCILMATKKAVVKKTLLSEFSNPRRKGIWALDVDEGDEVMATRLVHEGQQVMLFTHQGMAVRFDESNVRPMGRMARGVKGATLKGDDDYIVGCEVVNGNETVLVVCENGFGKRSLVEDFRQTNRGGVGVKSIITSERNGNVVGALCVTDEDGMLMMSSTGQTVRINMNDLRVMGRNTQGVKLANLREGDYLVAVQKIEGQNDTSEEGENTFNSLEDSTSELNPLEPSEDDSLNNTTTDETE, encoded by the coding sequence ATGTCTTATACAAAAGATGAAATATTAATTCCTCGAAATATTGAAGATGAGATGAAGGATAGTTATTTACGCTATTCGATGTCTGTAATAATAGCAAGGGCTTTGCCTGACGTTAGAGACGGATTAAAACCTTCCCAGCGCCGTATTTTATATGCGATGCGACAATTGAATTTAAGTCCCGGTGGCAAACATCGTAAATGTGCAAAAATTTCTGGTGACACATCCGGTGACTATCACCCTCATGGTGAACAAGTGATTTATCCAACTCTTGTTCGGATGGCACAAGATTGGGTGATGCGTTATGCTCTAATTGATGGGCAAGGAAATTTTGGTTCTGTCGATGGTGACCCTCCAGCTGCTATGAGGTATACAGAAGCTCGTTTAACTCATGCTTCTGTTCAATTAATGGAAGATCTCGATAAAGAAACCGTTAATATGGTTGCAAACTATGATGAAACGAAAAAAGAACCGGTAGTTTTTCCAGCTAAATTTCCCAATTTATTATGTAACGGGTCTTCTGGTATTGCAGTTGGAATGGCAACCAATATCCCTCCTCATAATTTATATGAATTGATTAAAGCAACCCTATTGTTAATCGATGATCCTAAAACTTCTATTGATGATATCATGAAGGTAATGCCAGGACCCGATTTTCCAACAGGTGGAATTATATGTGGATATCGTGGAATTAAAGAAGCTTATCACACAGGTCGGGGTAAGTTAACAATTAGAGGAGTTATCAGACATGAGGAACCGGATGAAAAAAATCCTCGAAATCGTTTGATTGTAGATGAACTTCCTTATGGTGTTAATAAAGCACGCTTAATAGAGACAATTGCAGGCTTGGTTTCTGACAAATCCATCACAGGTATTTCAGATTTAAGAGATGAGTCAGATAAAGATGGGATGCGCATACTGATTGAGCTTAAAAAAGGGGAGATGCCTGAAGTTATTATAAATCAGTTATTTAAATTTACTGATTTAGAAGTTACCTTTGGTTGCAATATGTTAGCTCTTGATAAGGGTCTTCCTCGTACCATGAATATTCGTCATATGATTTCAGGTTGGATAGATCATCGTATTGAAGTTGTAAGAAGAAGAACTAGATTTGAATTAAATAAAGCAGAAGCTAGAGCGCATATTTTAGAAGGTTATCTAAAAGCGATTGATCATTTAGATGAAGTCGTTAAAATTATACGCGCAAGTAGTAATAGAGAAGAAGCTAAATCAGAGTTAATGGCAAGATTCGGCTTTACGGATAAGCAAGCAAATGCAGTTTTAGATTTAAGACTGTATCAATTGACTGGACTTGAACACGATAAAATTAACGAAGAGTACCAAGAGCTTTTGAAGAAAATTGAGTATTATCGCGCCGTTTTAGCTAACGAGTCAATGGTTCGCGATATCATAAAACAAGAGCTTACTGACATTCAAAAAAACCATAAGTCTGAACGTAAAACGCAAATCATTGCAGCTGAAAGCGAAATGAATATGGAAGATCTCATTGCTAACGAAGCTGTTATTATTACTATTTCAGAAGATGACTATATAAAAAGAATGCCGATGGACACCTTTAAAGAGCAAAAAAGAGGTGGGCAAGGAATTGCTGGCATGCAGTTAAAGAAAGAAGATGATGCAATTAAGGGACTTTATGTCGCATCAACGCATGATTATCTTCTAATATTTACAAACTTAGGTCGTTGCTATTGGCTAAAAGTTTGGCAAATTCCAGAAACTGGCAGAAAATCTAAAGGAAAAGCGTTAATCAATCTTTTAGAAGATTTAAGACCAGATGAAAAAATTGCTACCATTTTAAAAGTTTCAACTTTTGATGAACCGTCCTGTATTCTTATGGCAACTAAAAAAGCAGTAGTAAAGAAAACTCTTTTATCAGAATTTAGCAATCCTCGACGTAAAGGTATTTGGGCCTTAGATGTGGATGAAGGAGATGAAGTGATGGCGACTCGTTTAGTCCATGAAGGACAACAGGTTATGCTCTTCACACATCAAGGAATGGCCGTTCGTTTTGATGAAAGTAATGTTCGCCCAATGGGGAGAATGGCAAGAGGTGTTAAGGGGGCCACTTTAAAAGGTGACGATGATTACATTGTAGGATGTGAAGTTGTCAACGGTAATGAAACTGTTTTAGTGGTTTGTGAAAACGGATTTGGAAAAAGATCCTTAGTAGAGGATTTTAGACAAACGAACAGAGGCGGTGTAGGCGTTAAATCTATCATTACGAGCGAACGCAATGGAAATGTTGTCGGTGCTTTGTGTGTGACAGATGAAGATGGTATGCTTATGATGTCGTCTACTGGACAAACTGTTCGAATAAATATGAACGATCTTCGTGTTATGGGCAGAAATACTCAAGGTGTTAAGCTCGCTAATTTAAGAGAAGGGGACTATCTCGTTGCTGTTCAGAAAATTGAAGGACAAAATGACACTTCAGAAGAAGGGGAAAACACTTTCAATTCTTTAGAAGATTCAACATCTGAACTTAACCCTTTAGAACCGAGTGAAGATGACTCTTTAAATAATACTACAACAGATGAAACAGAATAA
- the gyrB_2 gene encoding DNA gyrase subunit B, whose translation MTNDTINSEDAKMEIKKEYNASSITVLEGLQAVRERPGMYVGDTSTNGLHQLVYEAVDNCIDEAMAGYCTAIYVTIDEDNSITIEDNGRGIPVEKHEKESLKRGRDVSALEVVMTVLHAGGKFDKDTYKVSGGLHGVGVSCVCALSKKMVVQVYKYGKIHEMEFSKGQVLRPLEVLGETDKRGTKITFWPDDEIMTVTEFDYDILAKRFRELAFLNKGINIYFHDERNPDKDDVNFCYSGGLISFVSYLNENKEPLFPVPMYFGGTKEGDDGPIEFEVAMQWNQTYIENIYSYVNNISTRLGGTHLSGFSAALTRVLNQYIKNNNLIKNDKIQITGEDMREGLTAVISVKVANPQFEGQTKQKLGNGDVGTVVQQITGEELAIYLGEHPQLAKTIADKAILAAQAREAAKRARELTLRKTPLETGRLPGKLSDCQERNPEFCEIYIVEGDSAGGSAKQGRDRRFQAILPIKGKILNVEKARLEKVLQNDAIGIMVSALGCGIGKEGFNLEKLRYHKIIIMTDADVDGSHIRTLLLTFFYRHMPALIENNFVYIAQPPLYRVTRKKISRYIHNEKEMDDYLLELGISDVKIKLPNHPDFLTYDKTKECLNVITEAENFVNRLEKKGITFREFISLKNEANIYPRFQVNLSDEVKYAYSSSEFEAFRKADEEFQRTKHQETLASIPQEEITEEMKVFTLKRLHYIELYEEETLKKLLDKLSLFGFSFSQYQIATGPLLDIMEGEDLTTFYTLKETIDFLRANGRKGIEIQRYKGLGEMNADQLWETTMDPTKRKLIKITLPDAIAADHMFTKLMGDEVPPRRLFIESHALSVKNLDI comes from the coding sequence ATGACCAATGATACAATCAATTCCGAAGATGCCAAAATGGAAATAAAAAAAGAATATAATGCGAGTTCTATAACTGTTTTAGAAGGACTTCAAGCTGTCAGAGAGCGTCCTGGGATGTATGTAGGGGATACCAGCACAAATGGATTGCATCAACTGGTTTATGAAGCCGTAGATAATTGCATAGATGAAGCAATGGCTGGTTATTGCACAGCCATTTACGTCACAATTGATGAAGATAATTCAATCACGATAGAGGATAACGGGCGAGGCATTCCTGTAGAAAAACATGAAAAAGAGTCTTTAAAAAGAGGTCGCGACGTTAGTGCTTTAGAAGTTGTTATGACCGTTTTACATGCCGGTGGAAAGTTCGATAAAGATACTTATAAAGTATCAGGTGGACTTCATGGGGTTGGGGTATCTTGCGTTTGCGCCCTATCTAAAAAAATGGTTGTTCAAGTTTATAAATATGGGAAAATTCATGAAATGGAATTTTCAAAAGGTCAAGTTTTAAGACCTTTAGAAGTTCTTGGGGAAACGGATAAACGAGGTACGAAAATCACATTTTGGCCTGACGACGAAATCATGACAGTCACCGAATTTGATTACGATATTTTAGCCAAACGTTTTAGAGAACTTGCCTTTTTGAATAAGGGAATTAATATCTATTTTCATGATGAACGAAATCCCGATAAAGATGATGTAAACTTTTGCTATAGTGGAGGTTTAATTTCCTTTGTTAGCTACTTAAACGAAAATAAGGAACCTTTATTCCCAGTCCCTATGTACTTTGGGGGAACAAAAGAAGGGGATGATGGACCAATTGAGTTTGAAGTTGCTATGCAATGGAATCAAACATATATAGAAAATATCTATTCTTATGTTAACAACATTTCTACAAGACTTGGTGGGACTCATCTTTCTGGTTTTTCTGCAGCCTTAACACGTGTATTAAATCAATACATAAAAAATAATAATCTTATTAAAAATGACAAAATACAAATCACTGGCGAAGATATGCGCGAGGGTTTGACAGCTGTCATTTCAGTAAAAGTAGCCAATCCTCAATTTGAAGGACAAACAAAGCAAAAACTTGGTAATGGTGATGTCGGGACTGTTGTTCAACAAATAACAGGTGAAGAGTTAGCTATTTACTTAGGAGAGCATCCTCAATTAGCAAAAACGATTGCTGACAAAGCAATTCTTGCAGCCCAAGCTAGAGAAGCTGCTAAAAGAGCTCGAGAACTTACTTTAAGAAAAACACCATTAGAAACTGGCAGGCTTCCAGGAAAGCTAAGCGATTGTCAAGAAAGAAATCCTGAATTTTGTGAAATTTATATTGTGGAAGGGGACTCAGCGGGTGGTTCTGCAAAACAAGGAAGGGACCGTCGTTTTCAAGCTATTTTGCCAATTAAAGGTAAAATATTAAACGTAGAAAAGGCAAGACTTGAGAAAGTTTTACAAAATGATGCCATAGGCATTATGGTTTCAGCCCTAGGTTGTGGAATTGGTAAAGAAGGCTTTAATTTAGAAAAATTGCGCTATCATAAAATTATTATTATGACGGATGCTGACGTCGATGGTTCCCATATCAGAACTTTGCTATTGACATTCTTTTATCGACATATGCCAGCTTTAATTGAAAATAATTTTGTTTATATTGCACAACCTCCATTATATAGAGTTACACGCAAAAAAATTAGTCGTTACATTCATAATGAAAAAGAAATGGACGATTACCTTTTAGAGCTAGGTATTAGCGATGTAAAAATCAAATTACCAAATCATCCCGATTTTTTAACATATGATAAAACAAAAGAATGCTTAAACGTAATTACTGAAGCTGAAAATTTTGTTAATCGTTTAGAGAAAAAAGGAATTACTTTTAGAGAATTTATTAGTTTAAAAAATGAAGCTAATATCTATCCACGTTTCCAAGTAAATTTATCAGACGAAGTAAAATATGCCTATTCTTCTAGTGAATTTGAAGCTTTTAGAAAAGCTGACGAAGAATTCCAAAGAACAAAACATCAAGAAACTTTAGCCTCTATTCCTCAAGAAGAAATTACTGAAGAAATGAAAGTGTTTACCTTAAAACGTTTACATTACATTGAATTATATGAAGAAGAGACGTTAAAAAAATTACTAGATAAATTATCTTTATTTGGTTTTTCTTTTTCACAATATCAAATAGCAACAGGTCCTTTATTAGATATTATGGAAGGGGAAGATCTGACTACATTTTATACCTTAAAAGAAACCATAGACTTTTTAAGAGCCAATGGTAGAAAAGGGATTGAAATTCAACGATATAAAGGTTTGGGAGAGATGAATGCAGATCAATTGTGGGAAACAACAATGGATCCTACAAAGCGCAAATTAATAAAGATTACTCTTCCAGATGCTATTGCTGCTGATCATATGTTTACAAAATTGATGGGCGATGAAGTCCCACCAAGACGTTTGTTTATAGAGTCCCATGCCTTATCTGTTAAAAACTTAGATATCTAA
- a CDS encoding Zn-ribbon-containing, possibly RNA-binding protein and truncated derivatives, with translation MKFVAQGFRRTPKFYDGTELTSRTVSQLLPGILEKIGEVYQDRPDLILASWPDIIGSKLAPMTKAISFKEGVLTIKVKNSSLHSLLSQYEKKRLLKLLQEKFPKVPIINILFRIG, from the coding sequence ATGAAATTTGTGGCGCAGGGCTTTCGTCGTACACCTAAATTTTATGATGGAACGGAGTTGACTTCACGTACAGTTTCTCAATTATTGCCCGGTATCTTAGAAAAAATAGGGGAAGTTTACCAAGATAGGCCCGATTTAATTTTAGCTTCTTGGCCAGATATTATAGGGAGCAAATTAGCTCCAATGACAAAAGCTATTTCGTTTAAAGAGGGTGTTTTAACAATTAAAGTAAAAAATTCTTCTCTTCATAGTTTGTTAAGTCAATACGAAAAAAAACGCTTGCTGAAGCTTCTGCAAGAAAAATTTCCTAAAGTTCCTATAATCAATATTCTATTCCGCATAGGATAA
- a CDS encoding Putative esterase, whose protein sequence is MKIWKKNIDLETVSNTRKDTIVDLIGIEFTTVGDDFLCAKMPVDERTKQPYGILHGGASCVLAETVGSVAANFCVEDGFVCVGLSINTNHIKKVRDGFVYAKAMPVHLGKTTQVWDTPIKDEAGQLISITRLTLAVIAI, encoded by the coding sequence ATGAAAATATGGAAAAAAAATATCGATTTGGAAACTGTTTCTAATACTCGAAAAGATACAATTGTAGACTTAATCGGGATAGAGTTTACAACGGTTGGAGATGATTTTCTGTGCGCCAAAATGCCAGTTGATGAGAGGACAAAGCAACCTTATGGAATACTACACGGGGGAGCCTCTTGTGTCTTAGCAGAGACTGTTGGCAGTGTGGCAGCTAATTTTTGTGTTGAGGATGGATTTGTATGCGTTGGTTTGTCGATTAATACAAATCATATAAAAAAAGTAAGAGATGGTTTTGTATACGCAAAAGCTATGCCTGTTCATCTTGGAAAAACCACTCAGGTTTGGGATACTCCTATAAAGGATGAAGCCGGGCAATTAATTTCAATTACCCGACTAACATTAGCTGTTATAGCGATTTAA
- the fadJ gene encoding Fatty acid oxidation complex subunit alpha, whose translation MTNAFKLTVEPNNIARLIFDLPNEKVNKLTAEVLDELNQITDELRKRQDIKILLLMSAKEDIFIAGADLKEFEVKNNDFSRITNYLKKGHDIFDKWADLPFPTLAVIHGACMGGGTELALACTYRIVTDHPKTQISLPETSLGIVPGWGGMQRITRLIGLVEGIQMILTGRPVKAVKAWKLKLADAIAPWEFLDIKLDEFIDEILKPDGKRKILARRDQGSFKNWLMEKNPLGRYFVFKQSKDQVLSRTKGHYPAPIVALDILEKTYPLSLKEALKEELPMIEKEFPLLFENAQYLVQLFFMQEKLKKAPGLKEGAVILPLKSIGVIGAGTMGNGIAYVLSYNNFPVRLKDISWEAVGKGLSNISALYKKGIKDHKLNANEANLKFHKISPTIDNTGFKNCDFVIEAATENLDLKLQIYKEMEEALSEKAIIASNTSSISIDLMAQHLKHPERFIGLHFFNPVNKMPLVEVIPGAKTDPNVVATAVELCKKIHKIPLIVKNCPGFLVNRVFVPAANESLFLLQEGIDKQRIERLLLNFGLPMSPFHLADEVGNDVTYKVGKELHEAYGDRCVIPKILELLNQDKLYGKKVGKGFYIYNGKESRPNPEVDTLLEKARTPGDPLSDQDIIDRVIFLMVNEASQCLDEGVVNSPSDLDMGLIMGTGFPPFRGGLLHYADKRGIGEVVRQLRKFEKYGSRYKPSEYLLRLEREGRGFYSTPNLPVKKEVDLPVELKS comes from the coding sequence ATGACTAATGCATTTAAATTAACTGTCGAACCAAATAATATTGCTCGCTTAATTTTTGATTTGCCAAACGAAAAAGTGAATAAACTAACAGCGGAAGTTTTGGACGAACTAAATCAGATAACTGATGAATTGAGAAAAAGACAAGATATAAAAATCCTTCTTTTAATGAGTGCTAAAGAGGATATTTTTATTGCAGGAGCTGATTTAAAAGAATTTGAAGTTAAAAATAATGATTTCTCTCGAATCACTAATTATTTAAAAAAAGGTCATGATATTTTTGATAAATGGGCAGATCTTCCGTTTCCAACCTTAGCCGTTATCCATGGTGCCTGTATGGGCGGAGGTACAGAACTTGCCTTAGCTTGTACCTACAGAATTGTAACCGATCATCCTAAAACACAAATATCATTGCCAGAAACAAGTCTTGGTATTGTTCCAGGTTGGGGAGGAATGCAGCGCATTACACGCTTGATTGGCTTAGTAGAAGGGATTCAAATGATTTTAACAGGAAGACCTGTAAAAGCCGTTAAAGCCTGGAAACTGAAATTAGCCGATGCTATAGCTCCTTGGGAATTTCTAGATATTAAACTCGATGAATTTATTGATGAAATTTTAAAACCAGATGGTAAAAGAAAAATACTTGCTAGACGAGATCAAGGAAGTTTCAAAAACTGGTTGATGGAAAAAAATCCTTTAGGAAGATATTTTGTCTTTAAACAATCTAAGGATCAAGTATTAAGTCGCACTAAAGGGCATTATCCAGCCCCAATTGTTGCTTTGGATATTCTTGAAAAAACATATCCACTTTCCTTAAAAGAAGCTTTAAAAGAAGAATTGCCAATGATAGAAAAGGAGTTTCCTCTCCTTTTTGAAAATGCACAATATTTGGTGCAGCTATTCTTTATGCAGGAAAAATTGAAAAAAGCACCCGGTTTAAAAGAGGGAGCAGTAATTCTTCCTTTAAAAAGTATAGGGGTCATCGGCGCTGGAACTATGGGTAATGGGATAGCTTATGTGTTAAGCTATAACAACTTTCCAGTACGTTTAAAAGATATTAGTTGGGAAGCTGTTGGCAAAGGGCTAAGTAATATTAGCGCATTGTATAAAAAAGGAATTAAAGATCATAAACTAAACGCTAATGAAGCAAACTTAAAATTCCATAAAATAAGTCCAACAATTGACAATACAGGCTTTAAAAATTGTGATTTTGTTATAGAAGCGGCCACAGAAAATCTCGATTTAAAATTGCAAATTTACAAAGAGATGGAAGAGGCTTTAAGTGAAAAAGCAATCATTGCTTCTAATACTTCCTCCATTTCTATTGATTTGATGGCGCAACATCTTAAACATCCGGAACGATTTATAGGACTGCATTTTTTCAATCCGGTAAATAAAATGCCTTTAGTAGAAGTGATTCCAGGCGCAAAAACCGATCCTAATGTTGTGGCAACAGCTGTAGAATTATGTAAAAAAATTCATAAAATTCCACTTATTGTAAAAAATTGTCCCGGATTTTTAGTGAATAGGGTTTTTGTTCCAGCAGCTAACGAATCCTTATTTTTATTACAAGAGGGTATCGATAAACAAAGGATTGAAAGGCTTTTATTGAATTTTGGACTTCCGATGTCTCCTTTTCATCTAGCTGATGAAGTAGGCAATGATGTTACCTATAAAGTGGGAAAAGAATTACATGAAGCTTACGGCGATAGATGTGTAATCCCAAAAATCTTAGAGTTGCTTAATCAAGATAAACTTTATGGTAAAAAAGTTGGCAAAGGGTTTTACATTTACAATGGAAAAGAATCAAGACCCAACCCTGAAGTCGATACGTTATTAGAAAAAGCTAGAACTCCAGGTGATCCTCTAAGTGATCAAGATATCATTGATCGCGTTATCTTTTTAATGGTAAATGAAGCTTCCCAATGTTTAGACGAAGGTGTTGTTAATAGCCCTTCTGATTTAGATATGGGATTAATCATGGGCACAGGCTTTCCACCTTTTAGAGGAGGCTTATTGCACTATGCCGATAAAAGGGGAATTGGTGAAGTTGTTCGTCAACTGAGAAAATTCGAAAAATATGGCAGTCGTTATAAACCAAGTGAATACTTGCTTCGTTTAGAACGAGAAGGACGCGGGTTTTATTCAACACCAAATTTACCTGTAAAAAAAGAGGTAGATTTACCAGTTGAGCTTAAGTCTTAA